A window of Flavobacterium flavigenum contains these coding sequences:
- a CDS encoding efflux RND transporter permease subunit: MKNSIQVGFWEKLARIILKNRITILVILTALTIFLAFQWKNLAMTYTEANLLPKDHIANKEYQKFLDKFGEEGNLIVIGFKDPKFFTPKNYAAWTEMMTGLKKSKEVDLVVSLNDLKKLEKDTVNEKFVLSPFIDQAKTLDPAYLKKVQFDLFNNLPFYEGLLFNKQSGSVRSAIYMNKALVNTAQRKTFILENLVPKIDKFEKTTGIDLKVSGMPYIRTINANDMKGEIGLFIGAALFTVSLIFFFFFRSFRATFISICILIVGVIWSFGTLGLFHYKITILTAIIPPLIIVIGITNCIFLINKYQQEIKLHSNQAKALQRIISKIGVSTLMTNLTTAIGFATFMITGNDLLFEFGLVTSINVISVYLLTLLIVPIVYSFMSMPNEKHLYHLTKNYISTLLDFVENMIKNKRKVIYTIYGLLLVFSVIGVFQMKVSGSLIGEMPKSASFFKDILFYEKEFNGVMPLEIMIDTKKKKGVMKASTIRKMDELQNTISEMPELAKPVSVVNLVKYSKQAFYNGNPEYYQLPTSQEQTFILGYAKNATKNSKENLMKAYVDSTGQYARITTFMKDIGTDEMAKVEKKLHSKIDEIFPKDRYEVTVTGKALVFQKGTSYLVENLIESLIFAILVIAILMLYLFRSLKMVFASVITNVLPLCITSGLMGYFGIPLKPSTILVFSIAFGISVDNAIQFMAKYKHDLLQNNGKVKKSVFSALRETGISTFYTSVVLILGFATFTLSSFSGTIALGGLISCTLAFAMFANLLVLPALVLTFEKKKAKKEDLESLEK, encoded by the coding sequence ATGAAAAACTCGATACAAGTAGGTTTTTGGGAAAAATTAGCCCGAATCATACTTAAAAACAGAATTACGATATTAGTTATCCTCACCGCTTTGACTATCTTTTTGGCTTTTCAATGGAAAAACCTTGCGATGACATATACCGAAGCTAATTTGCTTCCTAAAGATCATATTGCCAATAAAGAATATCAAAAGTTTCTGGACAAATTTGGTGAAGAAGGAAACCTGATCGTAATTGGTTTTAAAGATCCGAAGTTTTTTACCCCTAAAAATTATGCTGCCTGGACCGAAATGATGACAGGCTTAAAAAAATCGAAAGAAGTTGATTTGGTAGTTTCTTTAAATGATTTGAAGAAACTGGAAAAAGATACTGTTAACGAAAAATTTGTGCTTTCACCATTTATAGACCAAGCCAAAACACTTGATCCGGCTTATTTAAAAAAGGTACAATTCGACTTATTCAACAATCTGCCCTTTTACGAAGGATTGTTATTTAATAAACAAAGCGGAAGCGTGCGTTCTGCGATTTACATGAACAAAGCTTTAGTAAATACAGCACAGAGAAAGACTTTTATACTTGAAAACTTAGTTCCAAAAATTGACAAGTTTGAAAAAACTACCGGTATTGACCTAAAAGTCTCAGGAATGCCTTACATCAGGACGATTAATGCAAATGATATGAAAGGCGAAATCGGGCTTTTTATAGGTGCGGCTTTGTTTACCGTTTCTTTGATTTTCTTTTTCTTTTTCCGTTCGTTCAGAGCTACCTTCATTTCGATTTGTATTTTAATTGTCGGCGTAATCTGGTCATTCGGAACGCTGGGATTATTTCATTATAAAATTACGATTTTAACAGCCATCATTCCGCCTTTAATTATTGTAATCGGAATCACGAATTGTATATTCCTGATTAACAAATATCAGCAGGAAATTAAACTCCACAGCAATCAGGCAAAAGCTTTACAACGTATTATTTCTAAAATTGGGGTTTCGACTTTGATGACGAACTTAACGACAGCAATTGGTTTTGCAACGTTTATGATTACAGGAAATGATTTGCTTTTTGAGTTTGGTCTGGTGACTTCTATCAATGTGATTTCTGTTTATTTACTGACACTCTTAATTGTGCCAATTGTATACAGTTTCATGTCAATGCCAAACGAAAAACATTTGTACCATTTGACTAAAAACTATATTTCGACTTTGCTTGACTTTGTAGAAAATATGATAAAAAACAAACGAAAAGTAATTTATACAATTTACGGATTGCTTTTGGTTTTTAGTGTTATTGGCGTTTTTCAAATGAAAGTTTCGGGCAGTTTGATTGGTGAAATGCCAAAAAGCGCTTCATTTTTTAAAGATATTTTATTCTACGAAAAAGAATTCAACGGGGTTATGCCGCTTGAAATCATGATTGACACCAAAAAGAAAAAAGGTGTTATGAAAGCTTCTACAATTCGTAAAATGGATGAGCTGCAAAATACAATTAGCGAAATGCCTGAGCTGGCAAAACCAGTTTCAGTGGTAAATCTGGTAAAATATTCGAAACAGGCTTTTTATAACGGAAATCCGGAATATTACCAATTACCTACTTCACAGGAACAGACTTTTATTTTAGGTTATGCTAAAAACGCAACCAAAAACAGCAAAGAGAACCTGATGAAAGCCTATGTTGATTCGACCGGACAATACGCCCGAATCACCACTTTTATGAAAGATATAGGTACGGATGAAATGGCTAAAGTAGAGAAAAAACTGCACTCAAAAATTGACGAAATTTTCCCGAAAGACCGTTATGAAGTAACCGTGACCGGAAAAGCTTTAGTTTTTCAAAAAGGAACTTCTTATTTGGTAGAAAACTTAATCGAATCACTGATTTTTGCCATTTTAGTAATTGCAATATTGATGCTGTATTTGTTCCGTTCTCTCAAAATGGTTTTTGCTTCGGTAATTACGAATGTTTTGCCGCTTTGTATCACATCCGGATTAATGGGTTATTTCGGAATTCCGCTAAAACCTTCTACGATTCTGGTGTTTAGTATCGCATTTGGAATCTCGGTTGATAATGCGATTCAGTTTATGGCGAAGTACAAACACGATTTATTGCAAAATAACGGAAAAGTAAAAAAATCGGTTTTCAGCGCTTTAAGAGAAACCGGAATCAGTACTTTTTATACTTCGGTAGTTTTGATTTTAGGATTTGCAACTTTTACGCTTTCCAGCTTTAGCGGGACCATTGCATTGGGAGGATTAATTTCCTGTACTTTGGCTTTTGCCATGTTTGCTAATTTATTGGTTCTTCCCGCTTTGGTGCTGACTTTTGAGAAGAAGAAAGCTAAGAAGGAGGATTTGGAAAGTTTGGAGAAGTAA
- the asnS gene encoding asparagine--tRNA ligase: MKHTKVRDLLNSTTTLQEVNAKGWVRTFRNNQFIALNDGSTINNIQCVVDFENTPEETLKRITTGASVSVFGTLVESKGAGQKYEIQVSKLEILGDSDAEKFPMQPKKHSLEFLRENAHLRVRTNAFGAIMRVRSVLSYAVHKYFQDRGFVYVNTPIITGADAEGAGEMFQVTSLPLDNLPKNEEGNIDFKKDFFGKHTNLTVSGQLEGETFAMALGQIYTFGPTFRAENSNTSRHLAEFWMIEPEVAFNDLDDNMDLAEDFIQYVIKYALDNCKDDLAFLEGRLLEEEKSKPQAERSEMALLEKLNFVLENNFKRVSYTEAIDILRDSTPNKKKKFQYLITEWGADLQSEHERYLVEKHFKCPVILYDYPANIKAFYMRLNDNTEPGRETVRAMDILFPGIGEIVGGSEREERYDVLVQKMEALGIDKEELYWYLDTRRFGSATHAGFGLGFERLVLFVTGMTNIRDVIPFPRTPGSAEF, from the coding sequence ATGAAACACACAAAAGTTAGAGACTTATTAAACAGTACGACGACGTTACAGGAAGTGAATGCAAAAGGTTGGGTGAGAACTTTTAGAAATAATCAGTTCATCGCGCTTAATGACGGTTCTACAATTAATAATATACAATGTGTTGTTGATTTTGAAAATACTCCAGAAGAGACTTTAAAAAGAATCACAACCGGAGCTTCGGTTTCTGTTTTTGGAACTTTGGTAGAAAGTAAAGGTGCGGGTCAGAAATACGAAATTCAGGTTTCTAAACTAGAAATCCTTGGAGATTCTGATGCCGAGAAATTCCCAATGCAGCCTAAAAAACACTCTTTAGAATTTTTACGTGAAAATGCTCACCTGCGTGTTCGTACAAATGCTTTTGGTGCGATTATGCGTGTGCGTTCGGTGTTATCTTATGCGGTTCACAAATATTTCCAGGACAGAGGTTTCGTTTATGTAAACACACCAATTATTACCGGAGCTGATGCTGAAGGTGCCGGAGAAATGTTTCAGGTTACTTCTTTACCATTGGACAATCTTCCTAAAAATGAAGAAGGAAACATTGATTTCAAAAAGGATTTCTTTGGAAAACATACCAACTTAACGGTTTCGGGACAATTAGAAGGGGAAACTTTCGCAATGGCTTTGGGTCAGATTTATACTTTTGGACCAACGTTTAGAGCAGAAAATTCAAACACTTCACGTCACTTGGCAGAATTCTGGATGATTGAGCCGGAAGTTGCTTTCAACGACCTTGATGACAATATGGATCTGGCTGAAGATTTTATTCAGTATGTAATTAAATATGCTTTAGATAATTGTAAAGACGATTTAGCTTTCTTGGAAGGAAGACTCTTAGAAGAAGAAAAATCAAAACCACAAGCAGAAAGAAGCGAAATGGCGTTGTTAGAAAAACTAAACTTCGTTTTGGAGAACAACTTCAAACGTGTTTCTTATACGGAAGCAATTGATATTTTAAGAGATTCAACTCCAAATAAAAAGAAGAAATTTCAATATCTTATCACAGAATGGGGAGCTGATTTACAATCAGAGCATGAGCGTTATTTGGTTGAAAAACACTTTAAATGTCCGGTAATTTTATACGATTACCCGGCAAATATTAAAGCGTTTTACATGCGTTTGAATGACAACACAGAACCAGGAAGAGAAACGGTTCGTGCCATGGATATCCTTTTCCCTGGAATTGGAGAAATCGTGGGTGGTTCTGAAAGAGAAGAGCGTTACGATGTTTTGGTTCAGAAAATGGAAGCGCTTGGAATTGACAAAGAAGAATTATACTGGTATTTAGACACCAGAAGATTTGGTTCTGCTACACACGCAGGTTTCGGTTTAGGATTTGAGCGTTTGGTATTGTTTGTTACAGGAATGACAAACATTAGGGACGTAATTCCTTTCCCAAGAACTCCTGGAAGTGCGGAATTCTAA
- the rpoN gene encoding RNA polymerase factor sigma-54, with translation MLKQFLNLKLSQKLSPQQIQLMKLIQLPTQAFEQRLLEEMNENPALEAGQEDEYEADEFANEEYDDYDDAESDRIEAEDINIDEYLSDDDTPDYKTQVNNYGDEEERETPFASPISFHQDLINQLNTFILNDEEREIAEFLVGSIDDMGYIRRSIPDIVDDMAFTQGIYTDETMVEKMLHVIHELEPSGVGARDLQECLLLQLKHKTPTEYVDLAIDIIENQFDAFTKKHYDKLLQKYSVSNEQLKKAIHEIERLNPKPGGSFTGNNKVTENVVPDFAIRIVDGELELTLNGRNAPSLHVSKDYQEMMQTYKDSRDKSTAQKDAVQFIKQKLDSAKWFIDAIRQRQETLFVTMNAIMHYQEEFFLDGDETKLKPMILKDIADMVGLDISTISRVANSKYVETPYGTKLIKEFFSEAMKNDQGEDVSTLEIKKILKNTIEEEDKKKPLPDDQLAEILKEKGYPIARRTIAKYREQLDIPVARMRKKI, from the coding sequence ATGCTAAAGCAATTTTTAAATTTAAAATTATCCCAGAAATTATCTCCTCAGCAAATCCAGCTGATGAAGTTAATTCAATTGCCTACGCAAGCTTTTGAACAGCGTTTATTAGAAGAAATGAACGAAAATCCGGCTTTAGAAGCGGGTCAGGAAGATGAATATGAAGCTGATGAATTTGCTAATGAGGAATACGACGATTATGATGATGCAGAATCAGACAGAATCGAAGCAGAGGATATTAATATTGACGAATACTTAAGCGACGACGATACTCCGGATTATAAAACTCAGGTGAATAATTATGGAGACGAAGAAGAACGTGAAACACCTTTTGCTTCGCCAATAAGTTTTCATCAGGATTTGATCAATCAGCTGAATACTTTTATTTTGAATGACGAAGAGCGCGAAATCGCTGAGTTCTTAGTGGGGAGCATCGATGATATGGGTTACATCCGCAGAAGTATTCCGGATATTGTAGACGATATGGCTTTTACTCAGGGAATTTATACCGATGAAACCATGGTCGAAAAAATGCTGCATGTCATTCACGAACTAGAACCTTCCGGAGTTGGCGCACGTGATTTGCAGGAATGTTTATTACTGCAGTTAAAGCACAAAACACCAACTGAATATGTTGATCTGGCGATTGATATTATCGAAAATCAGTTTGACGCTTTTACAAAAAAACATTACGATAAACTTTTACAAAAATACAGTGTTTCAAACGAACAGCTTAAAAAGGCTATTCACGAAATTGAAAGACTGAACCCAAAACCGGGCGGTTCTTTTACAGGAAATAATAAAGTCACAGAAAATGTAGTTCCCGACTTCGCGATCAGAATAGTTGACGGCGAACTGGAACTAACTTTAAACGGAAGAAATGCCCCTTCCCTGCACGTTTCTAAAGATTATCAGGAAATGATGCAGACGTATAAAGATTCGCGTGATAAATCGACTGCTCAGAAAGATGCGGTTCAGTTTATCAAACAAAAACTGGATTCGGCTAAATGGTTTATCGATGCGATCAGACAGCGTCAGGAAACATTATTTGTGACAATGAATGCGATTATGCATTACCAGGAAGAATTTTTCTTAGATGGTGACGAAACCAAACTAAAACCCATGATCTTAAAAGATATTGCGGATATGGTTGGTCTGGATATTTCGACGATTTCACGTGTCGCTAACAGCAAATATGTTGAAACACCATACGGAACAAAACTGATAAAAGAATTTTTCTCTGAAGCTATGAAAAATGATCAGGGAGAAGATGTTTCTACTTTAGAAATCAAAAAGATCCTAAAAAATACCATTGAAGAAGAAGATAAGAAAAAGCCACTTCCGGACGATCAACTGGCTGAAATCTTAAAAGAAAAAGGATATCCGATTGCAAGAAGAACAATTGCTAAATACCGTGAACAATTGGATATTCCGGTTGCAAGGATGAGGAAAAAGATTTAA
- a CDS encoding thymidine kinase: protein MFLENTVNHKEQFGWIEVICGSMFSGKTEELIRRLKRAQFAKQRVEIFKPAIDTRYHDEMVVSHDSNEIRSTPVPAAANISILAQGCDVIGIDEAQFFDDEIITVCNDLANQGIRVIVAGLDMDFKGNPFGPMPGLMATAEYVTKVHAVCTRTGNLANYSFRKTDNDKLVMLGEIEEYEPLSRAAYFNAMKKSQENK from the coding sequence ATGTTTCTCGAAAATACAGTAAATCACAAAGAACAATTTGGCTGGATTGAAGTTATTTGTGGATCAATGTTTTCGGGTAAAACCGAGGAGTTAATCCGCAGGCTCAAGCGCGCCCAATTTGCCAAACAAAGAGTCGAAATCTTTAAACCTGCCATAGATACCCGCTATCATGACGAAATGGTTGTTTCACACGACTCTAATGAAATTCGGTCAACACCCGTTCCGGCTGCTGCCAATATCTCAATCTTGGCTCAGGGCTGTGATGTGATCGGAATTGATGAAGCCCAATTTTTTGATGACGAAATCATAACAGTCTGTAACGATCTTGCGAATCAAGGAATTCGTGTTATTGTTGCTGGTCTGGATATGGATTTTAAAGGAAATCCATTTGGTCCAATGCCGGGACTTATGGCTACAGCAGAATATGTTACAAAGGTTCATGCCGTTTGTACCAGAACCGGAAATCTGGCTAATTACAGTTTTAGAAAAACAGATAATGATAAATTGGTTATGCTTGGTGAAATCGAGGAATACGAACCGCTTAGCCGTGCAGCGTACTTTAATGCGATGAAAAAAAGCCAGGAGAATAAGTGA
- the rsmI gene encoding 16S rRNA (cytidine(1402)-2'-O)-methyltransferase produces MSKLYIVPTPIGNLEDMTFRAIRVLKEVDLILAEDTRTSGKLLKHFEIGTHMHSHHMHNEHKTTENLIARLKAGETIALISDAGTPAISDPGFLLTRACVENKIEVECLPGATAFVPALVNSGLPNDRFIFEGFLPEKKGRQTRFLALAEETRTMILYVSPHKLVKTLAEFIQYFGEDRQVCVSRELSKLHEENVRGTAKEVLTHFEKTAPRGEIVVVVAGKTIEKEAKKSKYSKDEEE; encoded by the coding sequence ATGTCAAAACTATATATCGTTCCAACGCCAATCGGCAATCTCGAAGACATGACTTTTCGCGCCATTCGCGTTTTGAAAGAAGTCGATCTGATTTTGGCCGAAGACACCAGAACGAGCGGTAAACTTTTAAAGCATTTTGAAATTGGCACGCACATGCACAGCCATCATATGCACAACGAACATAAAACCACCGAAAATCTAATCGCCCGCCTAAAAGCCGGTGAAACGATTGCTTTAATTTCAGATGCAGGAACTCCGGCCATTTCAGATCCTGGATTTTTACTGACCCGGGCCTGTGTCGAAAACAAGATTGAAGTAGAATGCCTTCCCGGTGCAACAGCTTTTGTTCCCGCTTTAGTAAACAGCGGACTGCCGAATGACCGATTTATTTTTGAAGGTTTCCTTCCGGAGAAAAAAGGACGTCAGACCCGATTTTTGGCTTTAGCCGAAGAAACCAGAACGATGATTTTGTATGTCTCACCACATAAATTAGTCAAGACTTTAGCAGAGTTTATTCAATATTTTGGAGAAGACAGACAAGTCTGCGTTTCGCGTGAATTATCAAAACTGCACGAAGAAAATGTACGCGGAACAGCAAAAGAAGTTCTGACACATTTTGAAAAAACAGCTCCCAGAGGTGAAATTGTTGTGGTTGTTGCCGGAAAAACAATAGAAAAAGAAGCCAAAAAAAGTAAATATTCAAAAGACGAAGAAGAATAA
- a CDS encoding HopJ type III effector protein: MSIQAFLEKVKQNPTQITFPETIAVIEENYNFTPTAFQNGTQHNAAGENSGSCKLFSFAKLQNLSKEETLACFGAFYFEEVLGDPNGTNHQNIRNFINLGWDGIQFEGNALEAK, translated from the coding sequence ATGAGCATTCAAGCCTTTTTAGAAAAAGTAAAACAAAACCCAACACAAATCACATTTCCTGAAACCATTGCAGTAATTGAAGAAAACTACAACTTCACACCAACTGCTTTTCAAAACGGAACACAACATAATGCAGCAGGCGAAAATTCAGGATCCTGCAAATTATTTTCTTTCGCAAAATTGCAAAACCTAAGCAAGGAAGAAACATTAGCCTGTTTCGGTGCTTTTTATTTTGAAGAAGTTTTAGGCGATCCAAACGGAACAAACCACCAAAACATTAGAAATTTCATCAACTTAGGCTGGGACGGCATTCAGTTTGAAGGGAATGCTTTAGAAGCAAAATAA
- the recJ gene encoding single-stranded-DNA-specific exonuclease RecJ: MRWTLKPKPSEDKIKHLARALNVEDFVATLLIQRGIETFEEAKNFFRPSLEHLHDPYLMKDMDKAVARIESAIENQENILVFGDYDVDGTTAVSLVSSYLKFHYPNIATYIPDRYDEGYGISYKGIDFADDNGFSLIIALDCGIKSIDHIAYAKAKNIDFIICDHHRPGEFLPDAVAILDPKREDCSYPYDELCGCGVGFKLIQALGQNRNETIEDLVPYLDLVATAIAADIVPITGENRVLAYFGLKVINSEPRPGIKALVHQVKKKVLDITDVVFIISPRINAAGRIKHGNHAVELLTEFNFEQAQQFASEIEQYNADRKDLDKKITKEAFQQIIENNEEERFSTVVFQEDWHKGVIGIVASRLIETYYRPTLVFTKSGDKYAASARSVKGFDVYNALDNCSEHLEQFGGHMYAAGMTLKAENYLAFKAAFEKCVEETIHPDMRTPEIEIDAEIDFADITPKLIRILKQFEPFGPQNMTPVFMTRNAKDTGYAKTLGSEEEHLRLFVKQNNAEGMAAIGFGLGKKINIVQNQTPFQLAYCIAENEWNGTITNQLMLKDIRSNEK, from the coding sequence ATGCGCTGGACCTTAAAACCAAAACCTTCTGAAGATAAAATCAAACATCTGGCACGAGCCTTAAATGTAGAAGATTTTGTAGCCACACTTTTGATTCAGCGTGGAATTGAAACTTTTGAAGAGGCTAAAAATTTCTTTCGCCCATCTTTAGAACATCTGCATGATCCTTATTTAATGAAAGATATGGATAAAGCCGTTGCCCGAATAGAATCGGCAATTGAAAATCAGGAAAATATTCTGGTTTTCGGCGATTATGATGTTGACGGAACGACAGCTGTTTCTTTGGTTTCTTCGTATTTGAAATTCCATTATCCAAATATTGCGACTTACATTCCGGATCGTTACGACGAAGGTTACGGAATTTCGTATAAAGGAATTGACTTTGCAGACGATAACGGATTTTCTTTGATTATCGCTTTAGACTGCGGAATCAAATCGATTGATCATATCGCCTACGCCAAAGCCAAAAACATAGACTTTATTATCTGTGACCATCACAGACCCGGTGAATTTCTGCCGGATGCTGTTGCGATTCTTGATCCAAAAAGAGAAGACTGCTCTTACCCTTACGATGAATTGTGCGGCTGTGGAGTAGGTTTTAAACTCATTCAGGCGCTAGGTCAAAACCGAAATGAAACGATAGAAGATCTAGTTCCATACCTGGATTTAGTTGCCACAGCAATTGCCGCGGATATCGTTCCGATTACGGGTGAAAACCGTGTTCTGGCTTATTTTGGTTTAAAGGTAATCAACAGCGAACCAAGACCGGGAATTAAAGCCTTGGTACATCAGGTGAAAAAGAAAGTTCTGGACATTACGGATGTTGTTTTTATTATTTCTCCGCGAATTAATGCTGCAGGAAGAATCAAACACGGTAATCATGCAGTTGAATTGTTAACCGAATTTAATTTTGAACAAGCACAACAATTTGCATCCGAAATTGAGCAATACAATGCAGACCGGAAAGATTTAGATAAAAAAATCACCAAAGAAGCTTTTCAGCAGATTATAGAAAATAACGAAGAAGAACGTTTTTCGACCGTTGTTTTTCAGGAAGACTGGCACAAAGGTGTAATTGGAATTGTGGCTTCGAGGTTAATCGAAACGTATTATCGCCCTACCTTGGTTTTTACTAAGAGTGGTGATAAATATGCAGCATCGGCAAGATCAGTAAAAGGATTTGATGTCTATAATGCATTAGACAACTGTTCAGAGCATCTCGAACAATTTGGAGGTCATATGTACGCCGCAGGAATGACTTTGAAGGCAGAAAATTATCTGGCTTTCAAAGCCGCTTTTGAGAAATGCGTCGAAGAAACTATTCATCCTGATATGCGTACTCCTGAAATCGAAATTGATGCGGAAATTGATTTCGCTGATATAACGCCAAAACTGATTCGGATTTTAAAGCAATTCGAACCTTTTGGCCCACAAAATATGACACCTGTATTTATGACACGAAATGCAAAAGATACGGGATATGCCAAAACTCTTGGTTCAGAAGAAGAACATTTAAGACTTTTTGTAAAACAAAATAACGCTGAAGGGATGGCTGCAATTGGCTTTGGTTTAGGAAAAAAGATAAATATTGTACAAAATCAAACTCCGTTTCAACTGGCCTATTGCATTGCTGAGAATGAATGGAACGGAACTATTACCAATCAGCTGATGCTGAAAGACATTAGAAGTAATGAAAAATAA
- a CDS encoding MFS transporter, producing the protein MKNNEKKNDPYQALRYREFNVFLLLRFAMVFAWSMQFIVIEWEVYSLTKDPLSLGFIGLMEIIPAVSMALFAGHIVDQREKKGLLVKCILGFSAISFGLFLLTWPTVVGDWSKDYILYSIYALVFVGGIVRSFMGPTIFSLLSLIIPKKVYPNAATWSSSVWQIGAVMGPALAGFSINWIGVHWSMCLVFGFSILSLITLSQISKKPILNPKIGESIKDSLTEGLTFVFKNQIVLGALSLDMIAVLFGGAVALLPIFAQDILKVGSEGFGILRAAPAVGSFITVLASAYVPLNKNAGKKLLAAIFVFGLSIILFGISTFFWLSVFALFLSGLADGISVVIRQTILQLKTPDHMRGRVGAVNSIFVGSSNELGAFESGATAKLMGTVTSVVFGGSVTLLTVIVTALKSPTFRNLDLNKDMDEHHKLE; encoded by the coding sequence ATGAAAAATAACGAAAAGAAAAACGACCCGTATCAGGCATTACGCTACAGAGAATTTAATGTGTTTTTACTGTTGCGTTTTGCAATGGTTTTTGCCTGGTCCATGCAGTTTATTGTGATTGAATGGGAAGTGTATAGTTTAACAAAAGACCCGCTCTCTTTAGGGTTTATTGGTTTGATGGAAATTATTCCTGCCGTTTCAATGGCTTTGTTCGCAGGACATATTGTCGATCAGAGAGAAAAGAAAGGATTATTGGTAAAATGTATTTTAGGATTTTCAGCTATTAGTTTTGGCCTTTTCCTGTTAACCTGGCCAACAGTTGTCGGAGATTGGTCTAAAGATTACATTTTGTATTCAATTTATGCTCTTGTTTTTGTGGGCGGAATTGTTCGTTCTTTTATGGGACCAACTATTTTCTCTCTTTTATCCTTAATCATTCCTAAAAAAGTATATCCAAATGCAGCTACCTGGAGTAGTTCTGTTTGGCAGATTGGAGCCGTTATGGGACCTGCATTAGCCGGTTTCTCCATTAACTGGATTGGCGTTCACTGGTCAATGTGTCTGGTATTTGGATTTTCTATTCTTTCCTTAATTACTTTATCGCAAATCAGCAAGAAACCAATCTTAAATCCGAAAATTGGAGAATCGATAAAAGACAGTCTTACTGAAGGTTTGACTTTTGTATTCAAAAACCAGATTGTTTTAGGTGCGTTATCCCTTGATATGATTGCGGTACTTTTTGGAGGAGCCGTAGCATTATTGCCTATTTTTGCTCAGGATATTTTAAAAGTGGGTTCTGAAGGTTTTGGTATCTTAAGAGCTGCTCCTGCAGTAGGATCTTTCATTACAGTACTCGCTTCTGCGTATGTACCTTTAAATAAAAATGCCGGAAAGAAACTTTTAGCAGCCATATTTGTTTTTGGATTGTCGATTATTTTATTTGGAATTTCAACTTTTTTCTGGCTTTCTGTGTTCGCTTTATTTTTGAGTGGGCTTGCCGACGGAATTTCGGTTGTAATCAGGCAAACTATCCTGCAGCTTAAAACGCCGGATCATATGCGGGGTCGTGTTGGTGCTGTAAATTCAATTTTTGTGGGTTCTTCTAATGAATTGGGGGCTTTTGAAAGCGGTGCAACTGCAAAATTAATGGGAACTGTAACTTCAGTTGTTTTTGGTGGAAGTGTGACGCTTTTAACGGTTATTGTAACCGCACTTAAATCACCAACTTTTAGAAATTTGGATCTGAATAAAGATATGGATGAGCATCATAAATTAGAGTAA
- a CDS encoding alpha/beta hydrolase: MKSSLAALFLLLSFFAKGQDLYIKTYGNKKDKTIIFIHGGPSGNATLFEGTTAQNLADLGFYVIAYDRRGEGRSIDSEAKFTFEEAFHDLNSIYKKNHLKKAIILAHSFGGLVATLYTNKYPQNVTALILAGALFSQQETYDHILNKLKKKYSSNPEQLKKISIVENLNKNTAEYRKECYELAGENGFFKMSNPTAASKKLYADYEAGEFYKTNIRNKSAPLIFYQNEKQNNIDTKLYLKKIKTAGVPIFAIYGQDDGIFSLAQINSLKKIIGEKNFAFIDNCSHYLFVDQQNAFLSNVKNWIK; encoded by the coding sequence ATGAAATCATCTTTAGCAGCCTTATTTTTATTGTTATCCTTTTTCGCAAAAGGACAGGATCTTTACATCAAAACCTACGGAAATAAAAAAGATAAAACGATAATATTTATTCACGGCGGTCCAAGCGGCAATGCAACTTTGTTTGAAGGAACAACGGCGCAGAATCTCGCTGATCTTGGGTTTTATGTGATTGCTTATGACCGAAGAGGCGAAGGAAGATCAATAGATTCTGAGGCAAAATTTACTTTTGAAGAAGCTTTTCATGATTTAAATTCTATTTATAAAAAAAACCATTTAAAGAAAGCCATTATATTGGCCCATAGTTTCGGCGGTTTAGTTGCAACTCTTTATACGAATAAATATCCGCAGAATGTTACTGCTTTGATTTTGGCTGGCGCATTATTTTCTCAGCAAGAAACATATGATCACATTCTCAATAAACTGAAGAAAAAATACAGTAGCAATCCTGAACAATTGAAGAAAATCAGCATTGTAGAAAATCTAAATAAAAATACTGCTGAATATAGAAAAGAATGCTACGAACTTGCAGGAGAAAATGGCTTTTTTAAGATGTCAAATCCAACCGCAGCATCTAAAAAATTATACGCCGATTACGAAGCTGGAGAATTTTATAAAACGAATATTAGAAATAAAAGTGCGCCGTTAATTTTTTATCAAAACGAAAAACAAAACAACATTGATACTAAACTATATTTAAAGAAAATAAAAACTGCTGGAGTACCTATTTTTGCTATTTATGGACAAGATGATGGTATTTTTTCATTGGCACAAATCAATTCTCTTAAAAAGATAATTGGCGAGAAAAACTTCGCATTTATTGACAATTGCTCACATTACTTATTTGTAGATCAGCAAAATGCATTTCTTTCAAACGTTAAAAATTGGATAAAATAG